The proteins below are encoded in one region of Bosea sp. BIWAKO-01:
- a CDS encoding TAXI family TRAP transporter solute-binding subunit — translation MNISMSRLLLIAAAAFALLTAGVVGYLLWSQPLHLRVAAGPKDGIDAKLLIAFNRLLDVNRAGARLDLVATADMHESSRLLEKREVDLAVVRLDDPLPTSAALVAMLRTNLVIAAAPARQKLENLADVKGKRLGLVARSQLDEPSLVRLLDMLGITPAEVHLTIVKPEDVAGLIASRQLDCVVVLGVPADPVVRDVVAAVGDKRKNPPTILSIELGESLKQNTPAASSETIEKNAFPRLSIPDDDVDTVGVPTALAANRASTGPMRVRLYNNAILEVTRGLLERRSELAREVPLASLITAPDSEKDARFPLHPGTAAYLEDTDTSWATLFSEQIWNVVLVGGIVSSTLAAAGGFLSKGGPDRVGGILYRLKEITEGAGASTDPADAPRLSQELSAIAIDMATLGYQRRCSYEEFAPLQLAYESARDAVATLRAGPPATARSNAASEGAASAAPAYPLTAVSAQKHNQSK, via the coding sequence ATGAACATCTCGATGTCGCGTCTCCTGCTGATCGCCGCAGCGGCGTTCGCGCTGCTCACCGCGGGTGTCGTGGGTTATCTCCTATGGTCACAGCCCCTGCATTTGCGCGTCGCGGCGGGCCCCAAGGACGGGATCGATGCCAAGCTGCTGATCGCCTTCAATCGCCTGCTCGACGTCAACCGCGCCGGCGCGCGCCTGGATCTGGTCGCGACAGCCGACATGCACGAGAGCAGCCGGCTGCTGGAGAAACGGGAGGTTGATCTCGCCGTCGTGCGGCTCGACGATCCCTTGCCGACCAGCGCGGCATTGGTCGCGATGCTGCGCACCAATCTCGTGATCGCCGCGGCACCGGCGCGACAAAAGCTCGAGAATCTCGCCGATGTGAAGGGCAAGCGCCTCGGTCTCGTCGCCCGCTCGCAGCTCGACGAGCCGTCTCTCGTCCGGTTGCTCGACATGCTGGGCATCACACCGGCCGAGGTTCACCTGACGATCGTCAAGCCCGAGGACGTCGCCGGGCTCATCGCCAGCCGACAGCTCGACTGTGTCGTCGTGCTCGGCGTCCCGGCCGATCCGGTGGTCAGGGACGTGGTCGCCGCGGTGGGCGACAAGCGGAAGAATCCCCCGACCATCCTCAGTATCGAGCTTGGCGAGTCCCTGAAGCAGAATACCCCGGCCGCCAGTTCCGAGACGATCGAGAAGAACGCCTTTCCTCGCCTGTCCATTCCCGATGACGACGTCGACACGGTTGGGGTTCCAACCGCGCTCGCCGCCAATCGCGCTTCGACCGGCCCCATGCGCGTGCGGCTCTACAACAACGCGATCCTGGAGGTGACGCGCGGCCTGCTCGAACGGCGCAGCGAACTGGCGCGCGAGGTGCCGCTGGCCAGCCTGATCACAGCGCCGGACAGCGAGAAGGATGCACGTTTTCCGCTTCACCCCGGCACCGCCGCCTATCTGGAAGATACGGACACGAGCTGGGCGACCCTCTTCAGTGAACAGATATGGAATGTCGTGCTGGTCGGAGGGATCGTCAGTTCGACGCTCGCTGCCGCCGGCGGCTTCCTCAGCAAGGGCGGTCCCGATCGCGTGGGAGGGATCCTGTACCGACTGAAGGAAATCACCGAAGGCGCCGGGGCCTCGACCGATCCAGCCGACGCGCCAAGGCTGTCGCAGGAACTCAGCGCCATTGCGATTGACATGGCAACCCTCGGCTACCAGCGCCGGTGCAGCTACGAGGAGTTTGCGCCGCTACAACTCGCCTATGAGAGTGCTCGCGACGCTGTCGCCACCCTGCGAGCCGGACCACCCGCAACGGCGCGCAGCAATGCGGCATCAGAGGGCGCTGCGAGCGCTGCCCCTGCGTATCCGTTGACGGCCGTCTCGGCGCAGAAGCACAACCAGTCGAAATGA